TCTTGTAATATTTCAGATGGTTGAATTGAATTTTCTATTATAATTGTGCAAGTGGGCTCAATGACATGCCTTCCACTGCTTAAGGCAATTTTGTCATTCTCTAGTATACTCTCCATGTGCAGGGgcttaaatttagaatttgtttACCCTCTCTTACTGTGCTTTAACTGTCATTTTAAGAAGTGGTATGCAATTTATTGCATAACATGCATCTCGTGCTgcattctgattttggattttgtttgtttttaaagAAACATTCCCAATCTTCATTTGCTTATGTGCAATTCTCTGTTTGCAGGAACTTAAAAAACAGAGAGTGAATGTTTCACTGAGGTCCAGAAGTGAAGTAATTTTCCCAAGTACTAGTGTCTATGTGGTTGATACGTTAGGTATGGATTATTGTTCTGcttttattgtttaattttgtaAGAGTATTATGAAATGGTAGACATAGATTTCATCCATATCTTTTAATTTGGCTCTTTTTATCATTACAACTCTATTTGTTCAAATGATATGCAGCTAATTAATTTAtggcaaaatatttttctatgttAAGAAAATGCATTAAACCTGCTATGCCATATTGAGCCTGTTTGTTTGATGAGTCCTTTCTATATTCCTGATCTGTCTTAATGTTAACAAAGATCAATCGCTGATAACATGATAATATGATGCAGGAGAATTAAGAATGCTTTACAGGGTCACTCCGATAGCAGTGATTGGAGGTTCCTTTTTACCTGGTTTGGCCGGTCATAATGTTTCTGAGGCTGCTGCAATGGGTTGTGCTGTCTTGACTGGTACACATTTGCTTGGTTACAAGTACAACCATTTCTTTGTACGCTTCTATGTCTGTCAAGCATGATATTTTTGACATCCTTTGTCCATTTTTTAGGTCCCCATGTTGGGCATTTCTCCCATATGTTAGGGGAGATGCGAAAATCAAATGTTTTATCAGTTTCACAGGTGAGAAATCTTGCAATGCGTATCACTTTTAAAACCTAAACCTTCTATGGTCTTGTGGCATAACTAAAAACATAGCTCAAGAAAATCTACTGCTACCAGAATGGATATCATTTTGGTTGCGAAATTTTTTCTCTGGTCAAGTCAAGAATGTCAATTTACTACCAGAATGGATATCATTTTGGTTTCGAATTTTTCCCTGGCCAAGTCAAGAATGTCAATTTAGTTTTTGAATTTATACTGGCGTTGAAACTTTCTCCTCAAGATGACAACCTGCTTGGCTGACTATCTTAGCAGTTTCTTTTTGTCCTGCTTAGGCTGGCTACTGCAACACAAGTCCATAAATTGTGTCACTTATGTGGAAGCGTCATTGTTGTTGAAATGATGAATCTTGGTTAAATGTTTGTTTGACCCTGCCTTTTTGGAAATTTCTAAATCGCATAACTAGAGGCATACTGAAGCTAGTGGTTATGTGGCGGTTGTATTGATAATTTCATtgtttctttcaaaatttacatCTTAGAGTTGTTACCGTTTGTTTTGAACAGATGATCCGGTTATGTGGCGGTTGTATTAATAATTTCGTTATTTCTTTCAAAGTTTACAGCTTAGAGTTATTACCGTTTGTTCTGAACAGATGATCCTTGTCATTTGTTTTAAAGGTTGCTGGAAAAATCGAACTGCTGGAAACACTTAAACTACTGTTGGGTGATGCCAAGGCATTGGAAGATCGACAAAAAGCTGCAAAACAAGCCTTTTCAATTATGTCAAACGGAGTTGTAGGCCGTGTCTGGAATCTAGTTAATACTATTGTTCTTGAAAAGTTTGATGGCGTGGCATATTGAATAGCTATATTAATGCGATAGTGATATATGTTAATATGTCAAACTACCAGGATCCTAGTGGTAGGTTAGAGGAAGATTGAGGGGTATTAGGAAGACTCGGGATTTTCGGGGTAGTCTTAACTGGGAGGAGAGGAAGATTGAGGGGTATTAGGAAGACTCGAGGGATTTTCAGGGTAGAGTCTTAACTGCGAGGACTTTGGCTTGGGATAGAATCTAGCTCTcgattcttaaaaaaaataataataataacaataaagaaAGCAAAAAGAGAAACTAACAATATGGTGTGATTAGCTGTTCTGAAGTTATATCATTTTGTTAAGAAGATTTTTCTTGCCAAAAAACTTTGCTTGCAGTGAAAGCTGAAAGTGGCTATGGTGGTTGTGTGGAGAACCCTCTCTGCTGGTGCCTCTTTTCGAGCTTATGCATGTGGGGTGTCAGATTACGTGCCTAGGTAAATGCGAATGCAAACCACTGCTAAACCTCATGCGATTGCGCACGTATTTGTTTGTGTATATTTGCACGGTCCCACGTGAATAAAAACATGTTGTTTGTGTATATTTGCACGGTCCCACGTGAATAAAAGCATGGTAAGCCAGTATGCACGTTTATGAGCAGGTAAAAGGTTGAAGCAGATTTTACACGATAGCAGGTAAAAGGCTGAAGTAGATTACCgccatttttgaaattttaagttaCTTAATGATGGAGTCTGGGGAGATCCCTGTCTAAATTGTTCGGGCGCCACCTCATTAAAGTTTTGTTCCAACTTCCAGAGAATCGATGCAAATGAGAACAACAACTTGCGAGACAAAGTCctataattttcatataataaGACATAATGTTTAGCCAATTCAAAGAAACCACAGATAGTTCGTTAGTAAAAATGAATTTCACTCTTTCATAGCTGCAGAGACATCTGCAATAAGCAGTTACATGCTTCCAAAACAGTAGCATTGACAAAAATAAGAACATAATGgtaattcttttaaaataatcatAAACTCTGTCTTAGATCTGCTTTATGTTACAACTTACAACTTATGACAAATGTAGGTTGTGCTGACTTTATCAAGAAAATGACAGGAGTTCAGTGAAAATTTTATACAAGAGGAGCATGTGAGGACAGAGAATCACATACAAGAAATGTTCAGTTGTGGCACATAACACAAGCATGGCATAAAAGTTGTTTTGGTTGAATGGAACTTCCAAACAATTACtacaaataaaccaaaatagATATTAATAGCCAATCCCTAGCTTAATAACTTTCAACAATAGTGGCCTACAGGCTTTActcaaagaatttttttaaaaaaactttcaaCATATTAAACTCAGAAATCATCAGTTAAAAGAGAAATATTTGTCTACCAGCCACGAACTAGCTAAGGTCAGACTTAAAAGTTTAGCAGCTCAGTTACTATATTACATGCCTTTTAGCTGACAGATGAGGATAGTGAATAAACAGTCACAATATAGATCCCAAGGTCCATTCTACTACTTTCTTGactaacaaataataaaaattttaatcaatatcAGCCTAGAGTTGCAATAATATTTTCCGGGACATATAAATCACAATAATCTATACAAAACACAAAGATCAAGTAAAGAGGTAAGATTCTGGAGTTTGTAGCATGAGAAGATTAACCACCCTAGAGTTAGACGCATTTTAAAAAAGAGTAACCCCTAATAAAAGTATAAGCAGAAAGAAAGGTGCAATCTAAAAACAATTATCTTCACTTTAATAGATTTTCAATTGTCTCATTTGTATTCAGCATATACCTTTTATACGTAATAACTAAAGAATCCAACTTCATATTCAACAATATCATTGCAAGAGAGAACATTATCTCTCCACTTGTATAAATTTCACAGATCATACTTATTTTAAGTCATTTGTCAACAATACAATACAACTTCTATTAGACTATCTAAAGAATCCAATCTTATGTTCCCCAATATATCATTCAAAAAGCAGAGATCTATCTTCACTTGTCTAAATTTCATCAACTATACTTTTCTTTCCTAAAGACATAAGTACGTTAACCATAAAAGACAAAGATCATCAGtgaggaaaaagaagaacaaaacaaGCCAACAGTTCATTTCCAGTACAATGTCTGCCAAATAGCAGGCGCAAACAGTACATCGTATCCCGAATGATAAGAATACCATTATCACGTTTTCACTTGGGACTGGAACACATTTTGAAGAGAAGGCGAGAAGACAAGGCATAAAGAGAGCAGATTATTTGtgctaataatataaatatattgtataaGCAGACCGGATGGATAGATGCAGTGACTCATGACATAAGCGTAAACCGTTTTAGCTGCTCCCAAGGGCACATAGAATAATCCAGCAAATCCAGACAAGCTATGACGAATTAAGGAGAAACTTAGATATAAGCTAGAGTTGTAAAAGGACAGGGGGAGGGAGGAGACCTTCCGCTTCAATGATGATCAGCTAGCATTAATCTTGAGGAGGATCGGGTGGGGGGCTACTCGGAGCGGGCGGCAAACCTCTCGACCTTGGAGTCGTTGAGATTGATGCCGACCATGGCCTCCCCGAGGCCGGCGCTGACGTCGGCCAGGATCTCAGGGTCGCTGTAGTGGGTGACAGCCTGGACGATGGCCCTGGCCCTGCGGGCGGGGTCGCCGCTCTTGAAGATGCCGGATCCAACGAAGACGCCGTCGCAGCCGAGCTGCATCATGAGGGCGGCGTCGGCCGGGGTGGCGACCCCTCCGGCGGCGAAGTGGACGACGGGGAGCCTGCCGAGCTGCTTGGTCTGCATGACGAGGTCGTAGGGGGCGGCGATGCGCTTGGCGAAGGCGAAGACCTCGTCGTCGTCCATGTTGCGGAGGGAGCGAATGTCGCCCATGACGGAGCGCACGTGGCGCACGGCCTCGACGATGTTCCCGGTGCCGGCCTCGCCCTTGGTGCGGATCATGGCGGCCCCCTCGCGGATCCTGCGCAGGGCCTCGCCGAGGTCGCGGCAGCCGCACACGAAGGGCGCCCTGAAGTTGTGCTTGTTGATGTGGTGGGCGTCGTCGGCCGGGGTCAGCACCTCGCTCTCGTCCACGTAGTCGACCCCGATGGCCTCCAGGATCTGGGCCTCGACGAAGTGGCCGATGCGGGCCTTGGCCATTACGGGGATGGTCACGGCCCGCTTGATCTCCTTGATGAGGGCAGGGTCGCTCATGCGGGCCACGCCGCCCTGCGCCCGGATGTCGGCGGGCACGCGCTCCAGGGCCATGACGGCGCAGGCCCCGGCCTCCTCGGCGATCCGAGCCTGCTCCGCGTTGACCACGTCCATGATCACCCCGCCGCGCAGCATCTGGGCCAGCCCCACCTTCACCGAGAACGTCGACGACTTCTTCGCCGGCTCCAGCAGCGCCGCCCCGTTCCCGTACACCGTCACCACGCCGCTGTCCGACATCGCTCCGGAGtccggattcggatttggaatCGAGCGAACTGGGAATTGTTTGGAGCTGAAATTAGGAAAAGGGTTGGGGAAATGGAAAGGGAAAGGCAGCgcccgcctctctctctctctctctctctctcgctcgctcgctcgctcgctcttTATCTAGAACCTCCGCACGCCCCAGGATAGCACACCCAAGCACTTGCTTGGCCCTAATTCGACCATCTTTCTAGAATAtgatattctatatttttaaaaaaatattacccgtatattttataatatattattaattttacgcCTCACAGTTTAAATTccttttaaaaaagtataaaaatttaaaaaataagtaagtAAAATCTTTCAGTCGGTTAAATattaagttataaaatttatgcCAGTAAAATAGATACTGATagtagtaaatttatatttaattttgcgGCAGCTCAATA
Above is a genomic segment from Ananas comosus cultivar F153 linkage group 15, ASM154086v1, whole genome shotgun sequence containing:
- the LOC109721123 gene encoding probable pyridoxal 5'-phosphate synthase subunit PDX1.1 — protein: MSDSGVVTVYGNGAALLEPAKKSSTFSVKVGLAQMLRGGVIMDVVNAEQARIAEEAGACAVMALERVPADIRAQGGVARMSDPALIKEIKRAVTIPVMAKARIGHFVEAQILEAIGVDYVDESEVLTPADDAHHINKHNFRAPFVCGCRDLGEALRRIREGAAMIRTKGEAGTGNIVEAVRHVRSVMGDIRSLRNMDDDEVFAFAKRIAAPYDLVMQTKQLGRLPVVHFAAGGVATPADAALMMQLGCDGVFVGSGIFKSGDPARRARAIVQAVTHYSDPEILADVSAGLGEAMVGINLNDSKVERFAARSE